One stretch of Gambusia affinis linkage group LG05, SWU_Gaff_1.0, whole genome shotgun sequence DNA includes these proteins:
- the LOC122831620 gene encoding C-C chemokine receptor type 5-like — translation MANITEEPLVPTTFDYSSYYDSDVDNSTNYVCEQDDMRAFSKGFLVTIYTLVFILGFLGNGLVVCVLVKHRNQTNMTDMCLFNLAFSDLLFLLTLPFYIHYTLVGKWTFGDFMCRFLSCSHHTGFFSSIFFMVIMTLDRYVVIMYAHKVARHRTTKACFSLIVLIWILSFCVSLPTFIFTQLEKDGETVGCYYSPDNEMWVYYDLFATNILGLLIPMLVMVACYSRIIPTLVKMRTAKRHRIVKLIISIVIVFFLFWAPYHISRFLKFLYSTDIIASGCSVEMRLKVSTIVSEAIAYTHCCLNPIIYAFVGQKFMRRAMQLLKKWAPGPESSFRRSSVMSRSSVTSTVIM, via the exons ACATCACTGAAGAGCCCCTCGTACCCACGACGTTTGATTATTCAAGCTATTACGACAGCGACGTGGACAACAGTACCAACTATGTATGTGAGCAGGATGACATGAGGGCATTTAGTAAAGGGTTTCTGGTGACGATCTACACTTTGGTGTTCATCCTGGGCTTCTTAG GAAATGGCCTGGTTGTCTGTGTCCTAGTGAAACACCGCAACCAGACCAACATGACTGACATGTGTCTCTTCAACCTGGCCTTCTCtgatctcctcttcctcctgacgCTTCCATTCTACATTCACTACACTCTGGTTGGCAAGTGGACCTTCGGGGACTTCATGTGTCGTTTCCTGTCCTGCTCCCACCACACCGGCTTCTTCAGCAGCATCTTCTTCATGGTTATCATGACCCTGGACCGCTATGTGGTTATCATGTACGCTCACAAGGTGGCACGGCATCGCACAACAAAGGCCTGTTTTTCTCTGATTGTGTTGATTTGGATCTTGAGCTTCTGCGTGTCTCTTCCAACCTTCATCTTTACACAGTTAGAAAAGGATGGCGAAACGGTCGGCTGTTATTACAGCCCGGACAATGAAATGTGGGTCTATTACGATCTGTTTGCTACAAATATTCTGGGTCTGTTGATTCCCATGCTGGTGATGGTGGCTTGCTACTCGAGGATAATTCCCACTCTGGTGAAAATGAGGACGGCCAAAAGGCACAGAATCGTCAAGCTCATCATCTCCATAGTGATCGTTTTCTTCCTGTTCTGGGCTCCGTATCACATTTCCCGCTTTTTGAAGTTTCTGTATTCCACAGACATAATAGCTAGCGGCTGCAGCGTGGAGATGCGCCTCAAGGTGTCGACCATAGTGTCCGAGGCAATCGCGTACACACACTGCTGCCTGAACCCCATCATATATGCCTTCGTGGGACAAAAGTTTATGAGACGAGCCATGCAGTTGCTGAAGAAATGGGCACCTGGCCCAGAGAGCTCATTCAGGAGAAGTTCAGTTATGTCCAGATCCTCTGTCACCTCCACTGTCATCATGTAG
- the si:cabz01093077.1 gene encoding C-C chemokine receptor type 2 — protein MGNTMNVTENGTEYYDYDSDCNETSWVFTSGSMLIPVLYYMLFCVGLMGNAIVLWVLLQYTKIRTMTDVFLLNLVLSDLLMAVSLPVWVHVAQSLPSCKLATGFYQLGFYSGTFFVTMMSVDRYLAIVHAVAAMRKRTLRYGLIASLTIWVASVVLATPQVVFASLESLDNESFQCQPIYPQETEESWKMQRNFTENVVALFLCLPVIIFCYVNILVVVSKSRNSKRDKAIKLIFTVVCLFVLCWVPYNIVVFLKTLQPMSEYLNNCESSRAIDTAMVFAEIIALSHCCVNPVIYAFVGEKFRKTLAKVLSKYFRWNYQSTSQTTDNETSNTPVRSDY, from the exons ATGGGAAA CACTATGAATGTAACGGAGAACGGGACCGAATATTATGACTATGATTCCGACTGCAATGAGACAAGTTGGGTCTTCACCAGTGGATCTATGCTCATCCCTGTTCTTTACTACATGTTGTTCTGTGTGGGCCTAATGG GAAATGCTATAGTTCTCTGGGTTCTCCTCCAGTACACAAAGATAAGGACTATGACTGACGTGTTCCTCCTAAACCTGGTCCTATCTGACCTGTTAATGGCTGTGTCCCTGCCTGTCTGGGTCCACGTTGCCCAGAGCCTTCCATCCTGCAAACTGGCTACAGGATTCTATCAA TTGGGTTTCTACAGCGGGACGTTCTTTGTGACCATGATGAGCGTGGACCGCTACCTCGCTATCGTCCACGCTGTGGCAGCCATGCGAAAACGGACCCTTCGCTACGGACTCATCGCCAGCCTCACCATCTGGGTCGCATCTGTGGTCTTGGCAACCCCACAAGTGGTCTTTGCCAGCTTAGAGTCGCTGGACAATGAAAGCTTCCAGTGCCAACCCATCTACCCACAGGAAACCGAGGAGTCGTGGAAAATGCAGCGAAATTTCACAGAGAACGTGGTGGCCCTATTTCTCTGTCTTcctgtcattattttttgctATGTGAATATCCTCGTAGTGGTCTCCAAATCCAGGAACTCCAAAAGGGACAAAGCAATTAAGTTGATTTTCACTGTGGTGTGTCTGTTTGTGCTGTGCTGGGTGCCCTACAACATCGTCGTCTTCTTGAAGACACTGCAACCGATGTCTGAATACCTAAACAACTGCGAGTCGTCACGGGCCATCGACACAGCCATGGTCTTTGCTGAGATCATTGCTCTGTCTCACTGCTGCGTAAATCCAGTCATCTACGCATTCGTCGGGGAGAAGTTCAGGAAAACGTTGGCCAAAGTGCTTTCCAAGTATTTCCGTTGGAATTACCAGAGCACCAGTCAAACCACAGACAACGAGACCTCCAACACACCTGTACGATCAGATTATTAA
- the cabz01093075.1 gene encoding C-C chemokine receptor type 5 isoform X2 — protein MNSTESETFYTSDGYNSSTPFTDGTTIEYFYPDDDEDFRTCNYVRHGAYFLPPLYAIFFLLGLLGNSLVIWVIACGVRLRSMTDVCLVNLAMADLLMVCSLPFLAHQARDQWLFGDAMCKMVLGIYHIAFYCGIFFICLMSIDRYLAVVHAVYALKARTRTSGIAAAAITWVAGFLASFPDLIFLKSQTTVNGSQNCYPEFPQTLPDDDSSSLHYWRVFSLLKMNILGLFIPVFILGFCYSQIICRLLSTQSSKKQAIRLVFVVVSVFFCCWFPYNVATFFSALELLHVYTACESSKAIRLALQITEVIAYSHSCLNPILYVFVGEKFRRHLIRLINRAPCSLCQVIKMYIPQDRGASVYSQTTSVDERNTGV, from the exons ATGAATTCAACAGAAAGTGAGACTTTCTACACCAGTGATGG GTACAATTCTTCTACACCCTTTACTGACGGCACCACAATTGAATATTTCTATCCAGACGACGACGAAGACTTTCGTACATGCAATTATGTGCGACACGGGGCTTACTTTCTTCCACCCCTCTAtgccattttcttcctcttaggTCTCCTTGGAAACTCTTTAGTAATCTGGGTCATCGCTTGCGGGGTTAGACTCCGTAGCATGACTGATGTGTGCCTGGTCAACTTGGCCATGGCTGACCTGCTCATGGTGTGCTCTCTTCCCTTCCTCGCCCACCAAGCCAGAGACCAGTGGCTGTTTGGAGATGCTATGTGCAAGATGGTTCTGGGCATTTATCACATTGCCTTTTACTGTGGAATCTTTTTCATCTGTCTGATGAGCATCGATCGTTACTTGGCTGTAGTGCACGCAGTTTACGCCCTTAAAGCACGCACACGCACCAGTGGCATTGCGGCAGCTGCTATCACATGGGTGGCTGGCTTTTTGGCCTCTTTTCCTGACCTGATCTTCCTCAAAAGTCAAACCACTGTCAACGGTTCTCAGAACTGCTACCCTGAGTTTCCCCAAACATTACCCGACGATGACTCTAGCAGCCTTCATTACTGGAGAGTGTTTAGTCTCTTGAAAATGAACATTCTGGGCCTGTTTATCCCAGTTTTCATCCTAGGCTTCTGCTACTCTCAGATCATTTGCAGGTTGCTGTCAACCCAGTCTTCCAAGAAGCAGGCCATCCGTTTGGTATTTGTAGTGGTGTCcgttttcttctgctgctggtttcctTACAACGTGGCAACCTTCTTTTCAGCACTGGAACTTCTGCATGTCTACACCGCTTGTGAAAGCAGTAAGGCCATCAGACTGGCTTTACAGATTACCGAAGTCATTGCATACTCCCACAGCTGTCTCAATCCCATTCTGTATGTCTTTGTCGGGGAGAAGTTCAGGAGGCACCTCATAAGGCTGATAAACAGAGCTCCATGCAGTCTGTGCCAGGTGATCAAGATGTACATTCCTCAAGACAGAGGTGCCTCGGTGTACTCGCAAACTACCAGCGTGGACGAAAGGAACACTGGGGTGTAA
- the cabz01093075.1 gene encoding C-C chemokine receptor type 5 isoform X1 — MNPPAVAAFTFTLSNIDSSEYNSSTPFTDGTTIEYFYPDDDEDFRTCNYVRHGAYFLPPLYAIFFLLGLLGNSLVIWVIACGVRLRSMTDVCLVNLAMADLLMVCSLPFLAHQARDQWLFGDAMCKMVLGIYHIAFYCGIFFICLMSIDRYLAVVHAVYALKARTRTSGIAAAAITWVAGFLASFPDLIFLKSQTTVNGSQNCYPEFPQTLPDDDSSSLHYWRVFSLLKMNILGLFIPVFILGFCYSQIICRLLSTQSSKKQAIRLVFVVVSVFFCCWFPYNVATFFSALELLHVYTACESSKAIRLALQITEVIAYSHSCLNPILYVFVGEKFRRHLIRLINRAPCSLCQVIKMYIPQDRGASVYSQTTSVDERNTGV, encoded by the exons ATGAATCCCCCAGCTGTGGCTGCTTTCACTTTTACTCTCTCTAATATCGACTCATCTGA GTACAATTCTTCTACACCCTTTACTGACGGCACCACAATTGAATATTTCTATCCAGACGACGACGAAGACTTTCGTACATGCAATTATGTGCGACACGGGGCTTACTTTCTTCCACCCCTCTAtgccattttcttcctcttaggTCTCCTTGGAAACTCTTTAGTAATCTGGGTCATCGCTTGCGGGGTTAGACTCCGTAGCATGACTGATGTGTGCCTGGTCAACTTGGCCATGGCTGACCTGCTCATGGTGTGCTCTCTTCCCTTCCTCGCCCACCAAGCCAGAGACCAGTGGCTGTTTGGAGATGCTATGTGCAAGATGGTTCTGGGCATTTATCACATTGCCTTTTACTGTGGAATCTTTTTCATCTGTCTGATGAGCATCGATCGTTACTTGGCTGTAGTGCACGCAGTTTACGCCCTTAAAGCACGCACACGCACCAGTGGCATTGCGGCAGCTGCTATCACATGGGTGGCTGGCTTTTTGGCCTCTTTTCCTGACCTGATCTTCCTCAAAAGTCAAACCACTGTCAACGGTTCTCAGAACTGCTACCCTGAGTTTCCCCAAACATTACCCGACGATGACTCTAGCAGCCTTCATTACTGGAGAGTGTTTAGTCTCTTGAAAATGAACATTCTGGGCCTGTTTATCCCAGTTTTCATCCTAGGCTTCTGCTACTCTCAGATCATTTGCAGGTTGCTGTCAACCCAGTCTTCCAAGAAGCAGGCCATCCGTTTGGTATTTGTAGTGGTGTCcgttttcttctgctgctggtttcctTACAACGTGGCAACCTTCTTTTCAGCACTGGAACTTCTGCATGTCTACACCGCTTGTGAAAGCAGTAAGGCCATCAGACTGGCTTTACAGATTACCGAAGTCATTGCATACTCCCACAGCTGTCTCAATCCCATTCTGTATGTCTTTGTCGGGGAGAAGTTCAGGAGGCACCTCATAAGGCTGATAAACAGAGCTCCATGCAGTCTGTGCCAGGTGATCAAGATGTACATTCCTCAAGACAGAGGTGCCTCGGTGTACTCGCAAACTACCAGCGTGGACGAAAGGAACACTGGGGTGTAA